TGCTGTTCTTTGATagaagtctgtgtttttttttcctgtgctaaGTTGCCAGTACTGGGTACTCTGCTATAAGTGGTATCCATACGCACACTGTCTGTCCTTTCCCATGGAACGAATAAATCCAATGACCTTGGGTTTTACATTATGGGTATAAAATCCTTAGagaaattgttgttttttaaaggtatatTCTAATTAAGGGGTGGATGTTAACTATTattagagaaaaagagagagaaaaaaaaaggcatgcatCTTTATTGGGCTCTGTGTGCTGACTGAGGTCACATAAACTGAAGCAGCCTTACCTCTGTGCCATCACTACATAACATGCTTGCAAGGCATAATGAACCACTTACTGTGCATATATTAATATGCATATCCTGTGAGTCAAATCTCGGGGGAGTTGGCCATCCGTTTCCCACAGACGATGTAGTGCTTCTGTTTTACTATTGTGACTACGCATAAAAGCAGATTGTGAGCTCATAATGGAagaattcacaaaaaaaaaagaatttgggTGTTGGTTGTAAAATGCCCGAAGCACACCTCACTAGCTGTTTcatgtgaataaaatatttatgtgccCTAATTGAACTTACTCCATGACATAACATTTCTTGTGTTATTTAAATACAAcattgaaaatgttgaaaattgAGAAGGCACATTAGTACTCCAATTAGAGCAGAAGCCATATCCATAAATTTGCTTAGCAATCAGCATCACACCAAGTatgaatttgtttaaattagTGTTGAACATTCATTGGAATAATTAGGCACTGACTATTTTTTCAAGTGAAgttagaaaaacacaaaaaagtgaGAATTATTTCCAGTAATAATTTTGGCTGCAAATGGAGATGACAATTGGGCTATCCATTAGCATGTACTCATCAAAGAGGCAAAAATACCAGTTATAACAGACtatctttccattttcagttttgctgctttattCCAACCACTGCATAAAGTGCGTTTGAAATTCTTGCTACTGTTAGCAGGAGCTACTTATGAAAGATTTCTTCCAGAGGAGAGAGAGGCAAACCAGAACTTAAACTGCAGCCTTGTCCTTCCAAAACTGCTATCTGTGATGGAGGTCAACGAGATTGTTTCACTGAACTTTTATGTTGTTTGAAGGACATCCTTTACAtatcaaggaaataaaagacaatctattttttttcacaaaacatgAAGTGTGTTTTcagatgggaagaaaacagtggCAATCTAATGATGTGTCAGTGTGACTTGAAACTTGGTTTGAAAGTTGTCAAGACAAACCCCAAGAGGTAAAGGTAATGGCATGTCAAACACTACTGGTTTCACAAGAAACTATTCCTTGTAAATGTTCTGTCCTGAGCTCCAGCAGAAAGAGAGAATTCATGCTCATGGTCTTGTTAATTTCcacttaaattttaattcttatcTGCAAGATATTAGTACTTGGATCAGGTGAACATGTTATCTCCTCCCTTCTTGCTGGAGGTCTGAGCAGTTCATGCCTGTGCAACCATTTCTCTCGTTTATGGCTGGCTCACAGAGAagtcctgcagctctctgctgcttgtGAACACTCTTCTCAGGCTAAAATAGCAAAAGCCCAATTTGGGGTACCGGAGCTGAGTTACAGTTTGTACTGCCTGTATAGCTGCTCATCAGGCAACTGAGATGACTGGGTGTGAGCCAGCAGGGATCACTGCTACTGCTCTGGGGGAGGATGCAAAGAGGGGTGAATAAAGAAAGATGAACTTGCAGACCCTAAGTTAACTTTCTGGCTgtccaaaaataaaactataaaaaaagaattaagactGTAATATAACTCCCaagtttcctgaaaaaaaagtgcaatcTAGTGCagtgtgctttcattttcttactctGTTCCTTCAGTTTCCTTCTGATTTCTTGTGCTTCAGCCTATATCTGGGTATTGTAGGTATCTCCTTTGTTTGTGAAGAAATACCAGGAAAAATTGCACTTCGTGCACCTAGTGCAAGTTTAGGGTTTACTTCATAAAAGAAacaggctgctgtggggaacTGAGTAGAATTGTACATAGCAAAGGAGAGGAGATAGTTGTCAAGCCTTGCAAACTTAAAGTTTCCATGAGAAAgctaaagaaagagaaggagggaCTGTGAAAAACTAGTTTCAAATCTCCTGTGTCCTCTTGGCTCATGTATTCATGCACATGGGTGATGAATGCTCAGATAGTAATCGAAGGCAGAAGTCTAGGGATTTGGAACTTGCTTTTCATGTATCTCTGAAAAACACTTTGGCTACTGAATATGAGGGAACCGTAAGCCCACCCCTTCTCATAAGCTCTCCAGTGAGACACAGTTCAGTAGCCAGGCTCTGAACGCTGTTGTAAACTGGGCTTGATGAGTCAGGTGAGTTTAGGGATTTTTATGGAGTTTAGACACAAGGTGGGGGGTCCCTGTGGTTGAGTCACGTCACTATGTGGGGATATATGCACTGCAAGGAATGGGGCGATTGGTAGAAATCAAGGCATGTGCTTTCTTTACATCCCTCTGAGGCTAAGGAGAAGGTTTTCAAGGATCTCAGGAGTAATGAGACACTGGACATAATTGCACACAGTAGCAATCAGATGTCCAAATCCCTTGGGAACCCAGTTCTAAAAGCCAATCCAACTTCCCCTGATGTCAATAGGAGCTGCAAAGGGTCCTACAATGCTCTTCCTCTGGGGTCCAGTCTAGCATCTAGATCAGATGAAGGCAATAAGAAACAGTAATGTGTAAATCAGAACTCAGTGGACTCAGAAAAGTGCAGCAATAGCAGAACAGGTGTATGTACAACTCCATATTACTTCACATttcccaggcaggagcaggtagtttgaaaacaatttacaaacatttaaacatgTTCCTAATCATAGCTATAATTcttattctttaaaagcaacttactgaaaaaataaaaccccttAATTTGCTATTTTGCTATCATAAAAATGTATCTCCTGGGCTCACAGAATGTTAATGCATTTGCACTCAGTTTTATAACGATAAACCTAAGTAATTCTGCTGGAATAAAGCCCATCTGCCTCTACTCAAGCTGCACTTCACGCAGCGGGTTTCTCTTCAACGAGTCCATGCAATGGCAAAGGTACCAAGGTACAATCCTAAGAGTGGTCTAGCTGCAAAGAGACCGCAGCACACCATACATGCTCTTAATAAACTAATTCATAAATCATAATAATTAAAGAGATCTATCATTGGAGATAGTCCTGTGGGAAAGAACAAATTCTTTTggctccctgcctctgctgttcCCAAAGATGGCCCCTGTGGCTCTGGAAGTCACCTGCCTGAACTGGGTCTTTGAGCTTTCCCCAGACCATGACCTGCACCTATACATCCTGCTTACAGTAATCTTTCAGGGGGCTTCAACTTAGCAGGACTAAACACTTTGACCTTTGTATGCTTCCTCAAAAGGCTGCTCAAACATAGCACCTGAGACAGagtgcacacacagacacatgctGCTTTGGGGGTCTCTGTCACCAAGGAAGCTCCTGCCAGATGAATGCCTCCTGAACACAGTCTCTGCCACGCCAAGTACTCTTAAATAGGATTCTGTATCAGGTAGATAGAGAATGCAAACATCATTGAGTGTTTTTGGCCAGATGCATCTTGATAAAAGTTGTGACTACATTTATGATATGAGAGCCACATGGGATGGTCTATCTGCTGCCCTGATTCCTTCTCCTTTAGACAAAATATACAGTCACTGCCATCCTTCAGCTGGCAGTCTCAAGTGTGCAAAACCTTCATTTAAAAGTCAGTTTTCCAAGgttaaattctgaaatgttttgcactcctacaagttaaaaagaaaacaaaatgaggaagaacccaaacacatacaaaacacagaaacacaataACTATATGAAACTCCACAGatgtattttcaaacatttctaatATTCCTAGTCTGTTTCCATcagctttttcattattttttctcaacaGCCAGCCTAGTAGTCATCACCTTGCCTAAGGCTTCAACCTTAAGTTGTATTTCTTGCTGAAATATACAGAAGCCTTCGTATTATCTTTACATCCTTAAAGATGTGgcacagaacagagaaatgATCCAGAGCTTTGGAAATAGTTATGATAGAAATCTGCAGATATTCCTCTGCCCCCTCTGTCATGGTAAACTACACACTTAGACCAGGTTTgcttaaaaatgcttctttagcAGTTTGGGCTAGTACAGATTAAATATGAGTTAAAACAGTAGCAACAGTCTTAGGCCAATTTATGATTTAATATCAACATTTTGGGAGAAGTCAGCTTCTGGGGGATCTCCAAAGCAAAGCTCTTTTGTATAACTTTCACAGTCAGGTTTGTGGAAAACAAGTACAGTGCTGGGGCCCATGAAGAAttgcaaagaaattatttgcatgATCCCCTGCAATAGTATTGTAGAAGTAAAAGATACAAATTTATGACAACAAAGAGAGCCTACATTCACTTTAGCAGACTATTTCATGTAAAAGTAATGTAATTAGTAAACAGTTTAACTTATATTTCAGTGGTAATGCAAACATTTGACACCAGAGATGAATACTGTCTTCTCTGGTATGTTTTCGCTTATTCAGTAGGTAGGAATAGTTTTGCACATTTTCAACATGCTTATTCTGACTGATAATCCCCTGACTTTTAATAGTTAGGTAGCACATAGTGGTTCAAACAAGactagctgaaaaaaaatcattgacaGTTAGGGGAATTCAGTCAATATGATCCTCTGCCATTGAGGTCAATAGGATTATTGAAGTGAAGCACAATCACCCTAAAGCTGGTATAACTGCAGTCACCTACATGTATGTTATATACAGGCCTGGTATGAGGAACTGGTGAAGAACATCAAGTACAAAGTTCAGGGTCAGATCCAGACTTCAACAAAGTGAGATACTGGTTTAGCCAACCCTTATCCCCCAAGTTTGAATCTGGAACTGAATGTGCCCAGAATGCATTTTAACCCAGAGTTTGGGTTGAGGTTATTTTCTGAGGAAGATGTTGGTTTTGGCAGCATCATAACAATGCACACCCTTCTTCTGAAATTGCATCAGATTCTTCATCAAAGACACCCAAGTCCctcccacaacctctctggggaAAATCGTAACATTACGGTAAATATGTTACTGCATATTAGAGAATACATAAAAACTTGAGAAACCAAATTGCTGGACGCCCAGTGAATACTGTctgtttctgaatttaaaactttCCAGTAGTTTACAGTGATAATTCCTCCTGAAgtcatcatttttattaaggaaacaaaaaggcatttcaaaaaCTCTACCTACGATCACTTGTTTCTGCCAAGCGGTTGTTCATGATGGCTAGAGCACCCACCCCTGCAGAGAAACCATTTTGTCTTGTATTGATACAAACGTTTCTTGGGTAGCCATTGGCCGTCTCAGAcagctgcttttgcaaaatGGCCAGGGAGACTTTGTTTGATGCCATGAGCTCCCGCATGGAGATCATCTCACCGGAGAGCCTCCTGCCTTCAGTGTCACTGTCGTACTGTCCATCAGCGTCCATTGAGATTTTATGCCGACGCAGGCGTGCTCCTGGTGTGATGGCGTTGCGACGTCCAAGGCGGGCACTTGATTTATGGCACTTTGGGCAACATCTGCATTCAAATTTTTTCAACACCCAGTTCAAGAGTTGCTTGATCATAATTGAGATGACATTAAAAAGAGAGTATATGCAACATACTCCCATTAATATAAAGATGAAGTTTCCAAATCTGTATAATCCCTGATTTTGGTACACAGCATTTTGGCTGCTTACCAAATCTCCAAAGCCAATGGTGCTAAAGGTGACAAAACAATAGTACAAGGAGTCAATGTAGTTCCATCCTTCCACCAACGTGTACATCGCAGACGCGCAGCAAGAAAGGGTGATAGCAAAAATTCCCAGAATCAGCATCACATGGTAAACTGATGGCTTCCACCCGATGAGGCTGCCCACCCCAGCCATAGCTGACCCCCTTCGGAAGTTGGGAGGTAGGAGACCACTTCTTCGCAGCTGTCTCTCATGGCAAGCCTTCATTATGAATGCCAGGAGAGAGATAATGCGCTCCAAGAAGAGGTTGAAGAAAAGGATAGTCCCGGCACACCCAAAAAGCCCATAAACGATGAGGAATACTTTTCCAGCCACTGTTGCTGGTGTGGTCATTCCAAAACCTAAGGTGTGAAGATAAATGAGCAACATTAATGTCACAGTTTTTCATGCATGACCTCAGGATTTATGTAACTTATCATAGGTCTTGTCTCACTGGACAAAAGAAAGAGTGCTATTTCTAAGTTAGATTAGGTCAACACAAAATCGTGTAAGTAATGAAGATCCCCACTGTAAATTCAGGTGGAAAGCATTCCTGAGCCCGAGCCATTTTGTGGTGAGATGAAGCAATCAGGTCATCTCCCTGCTTCTACATGTGTGAACCACCATGGCCTGCTGAAAAAGTTGTCTATTCAAAAGCTGTAAATCAGTGTAACACTATTATTATCAAAGTTTGATTACACCCCTGTGGCTGAGAAGATGGAAGTCTTCAGGTTGcataatggaaaacaaacaaacacaaaacttctCAAAGATTGAACGTTATTCAAAGAATAACGCCACTGTAAAGTCTAAATCAAATCCCAACAGAGCCTAGCCCACCTGGTACAATcgaagaacaaaggaaaagccACAATCTCATTTAATTCTGGTGTGATAGCTACATTGTAGAGCCACTTGGCAGGCTGGGAATAGTATGGTCCTGCAGATGGACACTTACAGCAGGGTAAAACACTGCTGCAtagttaaacaaaacaaacaaacaaacaaatcacagTATACAAAGTCTAGAAAGATCTAGCAACACTAttaattcttctcttctttataAGAATTGATTTTGCCATTACTCATATACCTAATTTTATGTATAGGCAGTAATGCCTTGTAGCTGTAGATGCTTAAACGTGCAAATGATGTAAAAGCAATCTCAAATTTTTATGCAAGTAAACACAGCAAACTTGTTGCACATTATTTGCTGATACCAgtcattttatgaaaaagaattGCATATATTTCATGAAGTATCTCAAAAAGATTCTTCTGAGACTTAATTCTGTAGGTATTACCTTTGCTACTGCTATTCTTCCCTGTAAAAATACTCACCAATTCAGTCAAAAACTGAATTCACATTCCATGAATAAATAACcacatataattaaaatgaatggttTGCCAAAAAACACAAGCTGAAGTTTCTTTACCTCATTGTTACATAAAATTGCTGAGCAAGTAATATATTCAGGGAGATAAATATCAATATCAGATCACATCAGTGAAAGTTTGCTAAGAGTAAGAAGGGCTGTATTTAATAGATAATGCACACATAATGAAATCATTAAATCCAGTTTATTATCATTATGCacctttaaacaaaaacaaataagtaTTTCCTATCCATAAATGAGTCGAGATTGCTGCTCAAAACCTATTTATTCACAAAATATGTGGAAGTGAAAAATCTGCAGAATAGtaccaaagaataaaaaaaataaataaattatacagaGGTAATTAGATGTTGTCTAGACCCAGTCTCTCTATTTTCTTGTGCTGAAAATCTACCTTTCAAGCAGACTTCACAAAGCCTACCTTGCTGGCCCCAGACTCAATAAGGGTGAATGAGAAGTTTTTTATTCAGTTCCTCTTCTGTGGGGTGAAGTTGTTCTCTGGGTCAGTCTAGCTGCTTGCAGGAGCCTTCTGATTTAGCAATGAATATCCATTAGTGTTTGCCAGAAGCTGGGGAGTCTCCTGTGGCTGCCAGCTAGGACTACATGGCCAGCTCATTACAGAGAAGACATCTGTTAGCCCATGCCTCATTAATAAAAGTAGTTAAGCATGTGCTTCACTGTAAGCATTGTGACCATCACAATCAAAATAAATGGGTTTATTGTCACACATATGGCTAAacacatttattaattttaaaaaaatagtggCAGTTCAGATGGAATTGTaaatgcactgattttttttagtattttctggTGATTAGTCATGAGAGGCggtatatatttttcatacattttgtTTAAGTAAGATTTCTGAAGCATAATATTACCAAAATTCACTATATAGCTATGCAAGATGAAAGGACATGTTGCTGTAACAAGAGCACTAAGGTATATATAAAACAGGCAGACAGTAAGAACAGGTAAATACAGCATCATCACGTGCTCTTTCAGCAGTTTGCAGCTAGAAGTGCACTCATGCACTCTTCCTACATGGGCTTCCTTTGTCAATTGTGTTTGTCCCCTCAGCACCACTTGAATCAAGAGGGGTTACTTCTGGTATGTTCATCACAATACAGCTGAGCTCAGTCCCTTCTCAAGGCTCAGCACATCATGATGCCTGGATGAAATTAATACAGCCAGAATTGCCTGCTTCGA
The Cygnus olor isolate bCygOlo1 chromosome 3, bCygOlo1.pri.v2, whole genome shotgun sequence genome window above contains:
- the KCNK12 gene encoding potassium channel subfamily K member 12 — its product is MPPRGAAGGCRRRRLAPLNEDNGRFLLLAALIAAYLSAGATVFSALESPSEAAAQLRWNRTLHNFSRIFNISLPELRAFLRSYEAAMAAGIRVDALRPRWDFPGAFYFVGTVVSTIGFGMTTPATVAGKVFLIVYGLFGCAGTILFFNLFLERIISLLAFIMKACHERQLRRSGLLPPNFRRGSAMAGVGSLIGWKPSVYHVMLILGIFAITLSCCASAMYTLVEGWNYIDSLYYCFVTFSTIGFGDLVSSQNAVYQNQGLYRFGNFIFILMGVCCIYSLFNVISIMIKQLLNWVLKKFECRCCPKCHKSSARLGRRNAITPGARLRRHKISMDADGQYDSDTEGRRLSGEMISMRELMASNKVSLAILQKQLSETANGYPRNVCINTRQNGFSAGVGALAIMNNRLAETSDRR